One Halovivax ruber XH-70 genomic region harbors:
- a CDS encoding DUF5812 family protein: MTDDSTGVGSDVAVENAVTGTFVVTHADENSAVLRDVETAQVHTLTANPDFDEHDVIEATVAPEPPMGVAWEVADLVDHWTVDVIDSDLSPTTHERDLADDLAVGDLETVERAGTGEIHVLSVPPGEVEAAAADVVDDVETVARAARLDAVRVEVRRDGSEGVLSVRYLPD, translated from the coding sequence ATGACAGACGACAGTACCGGTGTGGGCTCCGACGTGGCCGTCGAGAACGCTGTAACGGGCACGTTCGTCGTCACGCACGCGGACGAGAACAGCGCCGTCCTCCGTGACGTCGAGACGGCGCAGGTGCACACGCTCACCGCGAATCCGGATTTCGACGAACACGACGTGATCGAGGCGACCGTCGCACCGGAACCCCCGATGGGTGTCGCCTGGGAGGTGGCCGACCTCGTCGACCACTGGACCGTCGACGTGATCGACAGCGACCTCTCGCCGACCACGCACGAACGCGATCTCGCCGACGACCTGGCCGTCGGTGACCTGGAGACTGTCGAACGCGCCGGTACGGGCGAGATCCACGTTTTGTCCGTGCCGCCGGGCGAGGTCGAAGCGGCTGCCGCCGACGTCGTCGACGACGTCGAAACCGTCGCCAGAGCGGCTCGGCTCGACGCCGTGCGAGTCGAGGTCCGACGTGACGGGTCCGAGGGCGTACTCAGCGTTCGCTACTTGCCGGATTGA
- a CDS encoding NOB1 family endonuclease → MYVLDSSAFIHDFHTTEQTATIPLVREELEDESAYRYDAMEGSGMHIHIPDEDTIEKVRRAARESGDLDVLSDTDVRLVAATFELDGTLVTDDYAMQNVAEKLSVAVEFIAREGIDEQRDWRFQCRGCGREFDEKKERCPICGSELTRKNPT, encoded by the coding sequence ATGTACGTTCTCGACTCGTCGGCGTTTATCCACGACTTCCACACCACCGAACAGACCGCGACGATTCCGCTCGTCCGCGAAGAACTCGAAGACGAGAGTGCCTATCGCTACGATGCGATGGAGGGCTCGGGGATGCACATACACATTCCCGACGAGGACACGATCGAGAAGGTCCGTCGGGCGGCCCGCGAGTCCGGCGATCTCGACGTCCTCTCCGACACGGACGTTCGACTCGTCGCCGCGACGTTCGAACTCGACGGCACCCTGGTCACCGACGACTACGCGATGCAAAACGTCGCCGAGAAGCTCTCGGTCGCCGTCGAGTTCATCGCCCGCGAGGGGATCGACGAACAGCGCGACTGGCGCTTCCAGTGTCGCGGCTGCGGGCGCGAGTTCGACGAGAAGAAAGAGCGCTGTCCGATCTGCGGCAGCGAACTGACCCGGAAGAATCCGACCTGA
- the pan2 gene encoding proteasome-activating nucleotidase Pan2: MARSPSLPDRPTRDIDPNLPDEERLDALRSHHEELTDVQEKLASQLESAEHRRDELRERVDQVERENECLKHSPLYVASVEESFDGEVVVKQHGNNQEVLTEVSPRMADRIEPGDRVAVDDSFGLQTLLSAETDARAQAMEITEKPDVSYDDIGGIDDQVREVREAVEQPLAEPELFEQVGIEPPSGVLLYGPPGTGKTMLAKAVATKTDATFIKMAGSELVRKFIGEGSRLVRDLFELAREREPAIIFIDEIDAVAATRTDSKTSGDAEVQRTMMQLLNEMDGFEHRGEISIIAATNRFDMLDRAILRPGRFDRLIEVPEPDVEGRERIFEIHSQDLSLADAVDYDTLAERTDGYSGAEIESVTTEAGMFAIRDDRTDVTMADFEAAIDKLESDDGTEYVSSENYFFN, translated from the coding sequence ATGGCCCGAAGTCCGTCGTTGCCCGACCGACCGACCCGCGACATCGACCCGAACCTCCCCGACGAGGAGCGCCTCGACGCGCTTCGGTCTCACCACGAAGAACTGACCGACGTGCAGGAAAAACTCGCTTCGCAGCTCGAATCCGCCGAGCATCGGCGGGACGAACTCCGCGAGCGCGTCGATCAGGTCGAACGCGAGAACGAGTGTCTCAAACACTCGCCGCTGTACGTCGCCTCTGTCGAGGAGTCGTTCGACGGCGAGGTCGTCGTCAAACAACACGGTAACAATCAGGAGGTCCTGACCGAGGTCTCCCCGCGCATGGCTGACCGCATCGAACCCGGCGACCGCGTCGCCGTCGACGACTCCTTCGGCCTCCAGACCCTCCTCTCGGCCGAGACCGACGCCCGTGCTCAGGCGATGGAGATCACGGAGAAGCCCGACGTCTCCTACGACGACATCGGCGGGATCGACGACCAGGTCCGCGAGGTACGCGAAGCCGTCGAACAACCGCTCGCCGAACCCGAACTGTTCGAGCAGGTCGGCATCGAACCGCCGTCCGGCGTCCTGCTGTACGGCCCGCCGGGCACCGGCAAGACGATGCTCGCCAAAGCCGTCGCGACGAAGACCGACGCCACGTTCATCAAGATGGCCGGCTCCGAACTCGTCCGCAAGTTCATCGGCGAGGGCTCTCGCCTGGTACGAGACCTCTTCGAACTCGCTCGCGAGCGCGAACCCGCCATCATCTTCATCGACGAGATCGACGCCGTCGCCGCCACACGTACCGACTCGAAGACCTCCGGCGACGCCGAGGTCCAGCGGACGATGATGCAACTGTTGAACGAGATGGACGGCTTCGAACACCGCGGCGAGATCAGCATCATCGCCGCCACCAACCGCTTCGACATGCTCGACCGCGCCATCCTCCGCCCCGGGCGCTTCGACCGCCTCATCGAAGTCCCCGAACCCGACGTCGAGGGCCGCGAACGCATCTTCGAGATCCACAGTCAGGACCTCTCGCTCGCCGACGCCGTCGACTACGACACCCTCGCCGAGCGCACCGACGGCTACTCCGGCGCCGAGATCGAGAGCGTCACCACCGAAGCCGGCATGTTCGCCATCCGCGACGACCGCACCGACGTCACCATGGCCGACTTCGAAGCCGCCATCGACAAACTCGAATCCGACGACGGCACCGAGTACGTCTCCTCCGAGAACTACTTCTTCAACTAA
- the infB gene encoding translation initiation factor IF-2 gives MSDSDTDSPENASLRTPIVAVLGHVDHGKTSLLDQIRGSAVIEGEAGAITQHIGATAVPLDVISAIAGDLVDPDDFDLPGLLFIDTPGHHSFTTLRSRGGNLADIAILVVDVNDGFQPQTIEALDILQRSQTPFIVAANKIDTVPGWNPTDDAPIKPTYDKQSDRVRGDLDERLYEIIGELSDEGFSADLYWRVQHFQRNIGVVPVSAMTGEGVPDLLTVMMGLSQRYMREEMEIDVAGPGVGTVLEVKDEKGFGATVDIVLYDGTIRTDDTIVVGGTTEPIVTDVRALLQPRPLAEIRTESRFERVEQVDAAAGIKVAAPDLADAMAGAPVRVVRDRDIDDVIEEVEAELAEIAVETEEQGVVVKADTLGSLEAMADACGEAEIPIVRAEVGDVAPRDISVASTAEDTKQQVILGFNVDVLDDAAERAEIDDVRLFTDDVIYQLVEGYEDFVEELERAQQDTVLENITRPARFRILPDHVFRQNDPAVVGVEVNAGTLQNNERVVRFDGNQTERVGVVKGIQEQGEDVDEARAGNRVSVAIDGPTVGRQIHEDEELWIELPEKHAKILEQELAEEIPGDEREALNMYLDRHRKRDPFWGK, from the coding sequence ATGTCGGATTCAGACACTGATTCCCCCGAAAACGCCTCGCTCCGGACACCGATCGTCGCCGTGCTCGGCCACGTCGATCACGGCAAGACGAGCCTGCTCGATCAGATCCGTGGCTCGGCCGTCATCGAGGGGGAGGCGGGCGCCATCACCCAGCACATCGGGGCGACGGCCGTCCCGCTAGACGTCATCTCCGCCATCGCGGGCGACCTCGTCGATCCGGACGACTTCGACCTCCCCGGCCTCCTCTTCATCGACACGCCCGGCCACCACTCGTTCACCACGCTCCGCTCGCGCGGGGGCAACCTCGCCGACATCGCGATCCTCGTCGTCGACGTCAACGACGGCTTCCAGCCCCAGACGATCGAGGCACTCGACATCCTCCAGCGCTCCCAGACGCCGTTCATCGTCGCCGCGAACAAGATCGACACCGTCCCCGGCTGGAACCCGACCGACGACGCCCCGATCAAACCGACCTACGACAAACAGTCCGACCGCGTCCGCGGCGATCTGGACGAACGCCTCTACGAGATCATCGGCGAACTCTCCGACGAGGGCTTCTCCGCCGATCTCTACTGGCGCGTCCAGCACTTCCAGCGCAACATCGGCGTCGTCCCCGTCTCCGCGATGACCGGCGAGGGCGTCCCCGACCTCCTGACCGTGATGATGGGCCTCTCCCAGCGCTACATGCGCGAGGAGATGGAGATCGACGTCGCCGGCCCCGGCGTCGGCACCGTCCTCGAAGTCAAAGACGAGAAGGGCTTCGGCGCGACGGTCGACATCGTCCTCTACGACGGGACCATCCGCACCGACGACACGATCGTCGTCGGCGGCACGACCGAACCCATCGTCACCGACGTTCGCGCCCTCCTCCAACCTCGACCGCTGGCCGAGATCCGGACGGAGAGTCGCTTCGAGCGCGTCGAACAGGTCGACGCCGCCGCCGGGATCAAGGTGGCCGCCCCCGACCTCGCCGACGCCATGGCCGGCGCTCCCGTCCGCGTCGTCCGTGACCGCGACATAGACGACGTGATCGAGGAGGTCGAGGCCGAGCTCGCCGAGATCGCCGTCGAAACCGAAGAACAGGGCGTCGTCGTCAAGGCCGACACCCTCGGCAGTCTGGAAGCCATGGCCGACGCCTGTGGCGAGGCCGAGATCCCCATCGTCCGCGCCGAGGTCGGCGACGTCGCCCCCCGCGACATCTCCGTCGCCTCCACCGCCGAGGACACCAAACAGCAGGTCATCCTCGGATTCAACGTCGACGTGTTAGACGACGCCGCAGAGCGCGCCGAGATCGACGATGTGCGCCTCTTCACCGACGACGTCATCTACCAGCTCGTCGAGGGCTACGAGGATTTTGTCGAAGAACTCGAACGCGCCCAGCAAGACACCGTCCTCGAGAACATCACCCGCCCCGCCCGCTTCCGGATCCTCCCCGACCACGTCTTCCGCCAGAACGACCCGGCCGTCGTCGGCGTCGAAGTGAACGCCGGCACCCTCCAGAACAACGAACGCGTCGTCCGCTTCGACGGCAACCAGACCGAACGCGTCGGCGTGGTCAAAGGCATTCAGGAACAGGGCGAGGACGTCGACGAGGCCCGCGCCGGCAATCGCGTCTCCGTCGCCATCGACGGCCCCACCGTCGGCCGCCAGATCCACGAAGACGAAGAACTCTGGATCGAACTCCCCGAAAAACACGCCAAGATCTTAGAACAGGAACTCGCCGAGGAGATCCCCGGCGACGAACGCGAAGCCCTCAACATGTACCTCGATCGCCACCGGAAACGGGACCCGTTCTGGGGTAAATAG
- a CDS encoding pyruvoyl-dependent arginine decarboxylase, whose translation MSTIRVVWGSSTGPTEMAAYDGALADAGIENYNLVAVSSVIPAGVPVEAVGTAPDLGPAGERLTVVEGRARAAGPTSVSAGLGWVESIDEGPGLFYEAAGEADPDDVERRVREGIDAGADLREWDLGEASVHVEQARADSGAYAAAVVVAAYGESEPIV comes from the coding sequence ATGAGTACGATTCGGGTCGTCTGGGGGTCGTCGACGGGGCCGACGGAGATGGCGGCCTACGACGGGGCGCTCGCGGATGCGGGTATCGAGAACTACAATCTCGTGGCCGTTTCCTCGGTAATTCCGGCTGGCGTGCCCGTCGAGGCGGTCGGGACGGCGCCCGACCTCGGACCGGCGGGCGAGCGCCTGACGGTCGTCGAGGGGCGGGCGCGTGCGGCGGGGCCGACGAGCGTGAGCGCCGGCCTCGGCTGGGTCGAGTCGATCGACGAGGGGCCGGGATTGTTCTACGAGGCAGCGGGCGAAGCGGACCCCGACGATGTCGAGCGTCGCGTTCGCGAGGGAATCGACGCCGGTGCCGACCTCAGAGAGTGGGACCTCGGGGAGGCGAGTGTTCACGTCGAGCAGGCTCGCGCCGACTCGGGTGCGTACGCGGCGGCGGTCGTCGTGGCCGCCTACGGCGAGAGCGAACCGATCGTGTAG
- a CDS encoding DUF5811 family protein — MNANTPYAGRPGTTQAGHRSADDLDEVTPIQRRALRRDVSRVAAQTRDLLPDEFVVDSDITQGIGGPQLTVAVQPPIGHPVSAGFAPDVSLVEDADTVIDDDECAEVARGLAASAALQVKQAMGTEFTPTAR; from the coding sequence ATGAACGCCAATACACCGTATGCCGGCCGCCCGGGAACCACACAGGCGGGGCACCGTTCGGCGGACGATCTCGACGAGGTGACGCCGATCCAGCGGCGCGCGCTCCGTCGGGACGTCTCCCGCGTCGCCGCCCAGACCCGGGATCTTCTCCCCGACGAGTTCGTCGTCGATAGCGACATCACGCAGGGGATCGGCGGCCCGCAGCTCACCGTCGCCGTCCAGCCCCCGATCGGTCACCCGGTCAGCGCGGGCTTCGCCCCGGACGTCTCGCTCGTCGAGGACGCCGACACCGTCATCGACGACGACGAGTGCGCCGAGGTCGCCCGCGGCCTCGCCGCGAGCGCCGCCCTGCAGGTCAAACAGGCCATGGGCACCGAGTTCACGCCGACCGCCCGCTAA
- a CDS encoding CPBP family intramembrane glutamic endopeptidase: MTGGSDPADDTAERPDGAGDADASGDRSADTAANGGRSAAPVTNGDGRSNGDTTTGSSDTSADSTNPFPDTVADLSIVAGLFTATLAVLGAARPLRTAGVDAVSLAIVGLGLLSLAAVFAVRHGILSRTIAGPLVSLTSAGGALGAVYGLTNGYTTDFGVPPIADAPSLLVAFVGSILTVAAGTAIYADLSTEQLARRLRATIGYSLLGAFGYATILAWVTLIGGLAVPLLTGEATTELPTTTQSVLTQVATVLGTASVAGAYLTWTGRGRSYLDLRIPRLRDLGYVLGGIAALAGIAIVIGLLLGSTGVESTDHSSFDRAQGTPELLLVLAVASILVIGPFEELLYRNVIQKGLYEYFSKPGAIVVASVAFASAHLIAYSGGSVGGLLVSLGIVFALSLALGIVYARTNNLLVPALVHGLYNAFVFYTQYLELVG, from the coding sequence ATGACCGGCGGGTCTGATCCGGCCGACGACACCGCGGAGCGCCCGGACGGCGCAGGTGACGCGGATGCGAGCGGCGATCGATCGGCCGATACGGCAGCGAACGGCGGTCGATCTGCCGCGCCCGTGACGAACGGCGACGGTCGGTCGAACGGCGACACCACGACGGGCTCGTCGGACACCAGTGCCGATTCGACGAACCCGTTTCCGGACACCGTCGCGGACCTGTCGATCGTCGCCGGCCTCTTCACCGCGACGCTCGCGGTCCTGGGCGCCGCCCGGCCGCTCCGGACGGCTGGCGTCGACGCCGTTTCGCTCGCCATCGTCGGACTCGGACTTCTCTCGCTCGCCGCCGTCTTTGCCGTTCGCCACGGGATCCTTTCGCGCACGATCGCGGGCCCGCTCGTATCACTGACGAGCGCCGGGGGCGCACTCGGCGCGGTCTACGGACTCACCAACGGCTATACGACCGACTTCGGGGTGCCGCCGATCGCCGACGCGCCCTCCTTGCTCGTCGCGTTCGTCGGATCGATCCTCACCGTCGCCGCGGGGACGGCCATCTACGCCGACCTCTCGACCGAACAACTCGCCCGCCGGCTCCGTGCGACGATCGGTTACAGCCTGCTCGGGGCGTTCGGCTACGCGACGATTCTGGCCTGGGTCACGCTCATCGGCGGGCTCGCCGTTCCACTGCTCACCGGCGAGGCGACGACCGAACTCCCGACGACCACGCAGTCGGTACTCACGCAGGTCGCGACCGTCCTGGGGACAGCCTCCGTCGCTGGCGCCTACCTCACCTGGACCGGCCGCGGTCGATCGTACCTCGATCTACGTATCCCCCGGCTGCGAGATCTCGGGTACGTCCTCGGCGGCATCGCCGCCCTCGCCGGAATCGCGATCGTGATCGGACTCCTCCTCGGCTCGACCGGAGTCGAGAGCACCGACCACAGCAGCTTCGACCGGGCCCAGGGCACCCCCGAACTCCTGCTCGTCCTGGCCGTCGCCTCGATCCTCGTCATCGGCCCGTTCGAGGAACTGCTCTACCGGAACGTGATCCAGAAGGGGCTGTACGAGTACTTCTCGAAACCCGGCGCGATCGTCGTCGCCAGCGTTGCCTTCGCCAGCGCACACCTGATCGCGTACTCAGGCGGCTCCGTCGGCGGCCTCCTCGTGAGTCTGGGCATCGTCTTCGCCCTCTCGCTCGCCCTCGGTATCGTCTACGCCCGGACGAACAACCTGCTCGTCCCGGCGCTCGTCCACGGCCTCTACAACGCGTTCGTCTTCTACACCCAGTACTTAGAGCTCGTCGGGTAG
- a CDS encoding PRC-barrel domain-containing protein: MSDILAENLSGKSVMGADGTELGLLYNITMDLSSGQLHDLVVEPDEELPGRAVDFDRNDAGRFQIPVSRVKAVKDYIVVER; this comes from the coding sequence ATGAGCGACATACTCGCCGAAAACCTGTCGGGCAAGTCCGTCATGGGGGCGGACGGGACCGAGCTCGGACTCCTCTACAACATCACGATGGACCTCTCCTCGGGCCAGCTACACGATCTGGTCGTCGAACCCGACGAGGAACTGCCGGGTCGCGCCGTCGACTTCGATCGCAACGACGCCGGTCGCTTCCAGATACCCGTCTCCCGGGTAAAGGCCGTCAAAGACTACATCGTCGTCGAACGCTAA
- the secF gene encoding protein translocase subunit SecF, translating to MASLEVPELAYEEYTNRQLAAVPLAILAVAVAVLGITFALTGAPLGLGIEFTGGAELTIATTADQDEVAAAFEQEPTSIQPVEGSDQYIVQFAASDLEGFDEDGQAILQDLVDQADENLAPSAGADGSSPVVGESLTSASFGQQIQFTALIGLVVAFIGMSAITFGLFRTFVPSVAVSLSAFSDLIIPLAFMSLFDIQLTLGTVAALLMLIGYSVDSDILLNNHVLRRSGSFYESVHRSMRTGITMTVTSTVAMLVMAAVSWFFGIGLLRDIGLILAVGLIADLMNTYLMNVSLLRWYKFEGVSR from the coding sequence ATGGCCTCACTAGAGGTACCCGAGCTGGCGTACGAGGAGTACACGAATCGCCAGCTCGCTGCCGTCCCGCTCGCGATTCTCGCCGTCGCAGTGGCCGTGCTGGGGATCACGTTCGCGTTGACCGGCGCGCCACTCGGCCTCGGCATCGAGTTCACGGGTGGTGCGGAGTTGACGATCGCGACCACGGCCGATCAGGACGAGGTCGCCGCGGCGTTCGAGCAGGAACCGACGTCGATCCAGCCGGTCGAAGGTAGCGATCAGTACATCGTCCAGTTCGCCGCCAGCGACCTCGAAGGGTTCGACGAAGACGGACAGGCGATACTCCAGGATCTGGTCGATCAGGCCGACGAGAATCTGGCCCCATCAGCGGGGGCAGACGGCTCGTCGCCAGTCGTCGGTGAGTCGCTGACGTCGGCGTCGTTCGGCCAGCAGATCCAGTTCACCGCACTGATCGGGCTGGTCGTCGCGTTCATCGGAATGAGCGCTATCACGTTCGGGCTGTTCCGGACGTTCGTTCCGTCGGTCGCCGTCTCCCTCTCGGCCTTCTCAGATCTCATCATCCCGCTCGCGTTCATGAGTCTCTTCGACATCCAGCTCACCCTCGGAACCGTCGCCGCGCTCCTGATGCTCATCGGTTACTCGGTCGACTCGGACATCCTGCTCAACAACCACGTCCTGCGCCGGAGTGGCTCGTTCTACGAGAGCGTCCACCGCTCGATGCGGACGGGGATCACGATGACGGTGACCTCGACGGTCGCGATGCTCGTCATGGCAGCTGTCTCGTGGTTCTTCGGGATCGGTTTGCTTCGCGACATCGGTCTGATCCTCGCCGTCGGTCTCATCGCGGACCTGATGAACACCTATCTGATGAACGTGAGCCTGCTTCGCTGGTACAAGTTCGAGGGGGTGAGCCGATGA
- a CDS encoding glucose-6-phosphate isomerase, which yields MDVDIGNALASVASPGISRASLDRLDERVATAHERIAAGRAEGEHGYAALNLPERTDPDEIRAAVEPIAGPDGGEIDALVTIGIGGSALGAATIVDALDADVETVFLDNVDPEWVRDSLDALALDRTAINVVSRSGTTAETLANFLVVREAFESAGVDWTERTIVTTGEAGPLRDLAETHDLPALDVPDGVPGRYSALSAVGLVAAAAGGLDLESLLNGAAAEAETLTGSLYECPAYAYGATCHALAARGAQVNAFMPYAESLETTAEWFAQLWAESLGKDGLGQTPVRALGATDQHSQLQLYRAGPRNTQVTFVTPRERPAQPIPPTDVDDLAYLGGGSLEELLDAEFRATEASLAAAGRPTVRIELERVDAFELGGLLYGLEAACVMAGELAGVNTFEQPAVEWAKKATRGLLGGGDFEEARAVEAKTALRVER from the coding sequence ATGGACGTCGACATCGGCAACGCGCTCGCGTCGGTCGCGTCCCCGGGTATCTCCCGGGCGTCGCTCGACCGACTCGACGAGCGGGTGGCCACCGCACACGAACGTATCGCAGCCGGACGGGCCGAGGGCGAACACGGGTACGCCGCGCTGAACCTGCCGGAACGGACCGACCCGGACGAGATTCGAGCGGCCGTCGAGCCGATCGCCGGCCCCGACGGCGGCGAGATCGACGCGCTCGTGACGATCGGCATCGGCGGGAGTGCGCTCGGCGCGGCGACGATCGTCGATGCGCTCGACGCCGACGTCGAGACGGTCTTCCTCGACAACGTCGACCCCGAGTGGGTGCGCGACAGCCTCGACGCGCTCGCGCTGGATCGAACCGCGATCAACGTCGTCTCGCGGTCCGGCACGACCGCCGAGACCCTGGCGAACTTCCTCGTCGTCCGCGAGGCCTTCGAGTCGGCGGGTGTCGACTGGACCGAGCGGACGATCGTGACGACGGGCGAAGCGGGCCCGCTTCGCGACCTCGCGGAGACGCACGACCTGCCCGCGCTCGACGTACCCGACGGCGTCCCCGGCCGGTACTCCGCGCTCTCGGCGGTCGGGCTCGTCGCCGCTGCGGCGGGTGGACTCGACCTCGAATCACTGCTCAACGGCGCCGCCGCCGAAGCCGAGACGCTCACCGGGTCGCTCTACGAGTGTCCCGCCTACGCCTACGGCGCGACCTGCCACGCCCTCGCTGCTCGCGGGGCACAGGTCAACGCGTTCATGCCCTACGCCGAGTCCCTCGAGACGACGGCCGAGTGGTTCGCCCAGCTCTGGGCCGAGAGCCTCGGCAAGGATGGACTGGGCCAGACGCCCGTCCGCGCACTCGGCGCCACCGACCAGCACTCCCAACTGCAGCTCTACCGGGCTGGCCCGCGAAACACGCAGGTCACGTTCGTCACGCCCCGGGAACGGCCAGCACAGCCGATTCCACCGACCGACGTCGACGATCTGGCCTACCTCGGCGGCGGCTCGCTCGAGGAACTGCTCGACGCCGAGTTCCGCGCCACGGAGGCCAGTCTCGCCGCAGCCGGTCGCCCGACGGTCCGCATCGAGCTCGAACGCGTCGACGCCTTCGAACTCGGCGGCCTCCTCTACGGGCTGGAGGCCGCATGCGTGATGGCGGGCGAACTCGCCGGCGTGAACACCTTCGAGCAGCCCGCCGTCGAGTGGGCCAAGAAGGCCACCCGTGGCCTCCTCGGTGGTGGCGACTTCGAGGAGGCGCGGGCCGTCGAAGCAAAGACCGCACTACGCGTCGAGCGGTGA